One genomic region from Salinicola endophyticus encodes:
- a CDS encoding transporter substrate-binding domain-containing protein yields MTPRFFASRGMACLALSAVALFTAPTASAANQTEAGQHVRIAVDVPYPPFEYRNAAGELEGFEIDLGNILCQRAKLDCEWVVQGWDGIIPGLLARKYDAIMSSMRITPARERQVRFTRPYAMSPKVWVARRGATIDLDDPASLKGLSVGVQRGTTQDSYITQRYADVLTIQRYATAADVALDLEAQRLDLAFLNYPVALDALELGKPDSQFVQVGPRIDRPESIFGRGNAIAVRPRDKALAAAFDQALDSVYADGTFVKLMHQYFDYDLRPPSRK; encoded by the coding sequence GTGACACCACGTTTCTTCGCCTCCCGCGGCATGGCCTGTTTAGCGCTCTCCGCCGTGGCGCTATTCACCGCTCCCACCGCCAGCGCCGCCAACCAGACCGAAGCCGGGCAGCATGTTCGTATCGCCGTCGACGTGCCCTATCCGCCGTTCGAGTATCGTAACGCTGCCGGTGAGCTGGAAGGCTTCGAGATCGACCTCGGCAATATCCTGTGCCAGCGTGCCAAGCTCGACTGTGAGTGGGTGGTCCAGGGCTGGGATGGCATCATCCCCGGCCTGCTGGCGCGCAAGTATGATGCCATCATGTCGTCGATGCGCATCACCCCGGCGCGGGAGCGTCAGGTGCGCTTCACTCGCCCCTATGCGATGTCGCCCAAGGTATGGGTGGCGCGCCGCGGCGCGACGATCGATCTCGACGACCCCGCCTCGTTGAAGGGGCTGAGCGTGGGCGTCCAGCGTGGGACCACCCAGGATAGCTACATCACCCAGCGCTACGCCGACGTGCTCACTATCCAGCGCTACGCCACCGCCGCCGATGTGGCGCTGGATCTGGAAGCGCAGCGGCTCGATCTGGCCTTCCTCAACTATCCGGTGGCGCTGGACGCGCTGGAACTCGGCAAGCCGGACAGCCAGTTCGTGCAGGTGGGCCCGCGTATCGATCGGCCGGAGTCGATCTTCGGCCGCGGCAACGCCATCGCGGTACGCCCAAGGGACAAAGCCCTGGCAGCGGCCTTCGACCAGGCGCTGGATAGCGTCTATGCCGACGGCACCTTCGTGAAGCTCATGCATCAGTACTTCGATTACGACCTGCGCCCTCCCTCACGCAAGTGA
- a CDS encoding VOC family protein: MKISHLDHLVLTVADIATTAGFYEKVLGMKVVSFGAGRIALEFGSQKINLHQLGHEFEPKAQHVGAGSADLCFIIDGELSDAMNHVESQGVAIMEGPVRRTGAQGAITSFYFRDPDGNLIEVSTYL, from the coding sequence ATGAAAATCAGCCACCTCGATCATTTGGTCCTGACCGTAGCAGATATTGCAACAACGGCGGGCTTTTATGAAAAAGTATTGGGCATGAAAGTTGTGAGCTTTGGTGCGGGGCGGATTGCCCTGGAGTTTGGCAGCCAGAAAATCAACCTCCATCAACTGGGTCATGAGTTTGAGCCTAAGGCTCAACATGTCGGGGCGGGGAGTGCAGACCTGTGCTTTATTATAGATGGTGAGCTGTCTGATGCCATGAATCATGTAGAGAGCCAAGGTGTGGCTATCATGGAAGGGCCGGTAAGACGCACAGGTGCACAGGGTGCAATCACATCATTCTATTTCAGAGACCCTGATGGCAATCTCATCGAGGTATCAACGTATTTATAG
- a CDS encoding GFA family protein — MFKEVGGVQIQTKHRASCHCGSVVLELSLPDGVVNPRRCDCSMCRRRGAIVASVSLNGIRVLQGAENLKLYQFNTLTAKHYFCSNCGIYTHHQRRSNPSEYGYNVGCLEGVNPFAIPNVTTSDGVNHPADRHEV, encoded by the coding sequence ATGTTCAAGGAAGTCGGTGGAGTTCAGATACAAACCAAGCACAGAGCGTCATGTCACTGTGGCTCGGTGGTACTGGAGTTGAGCCTTCCTGATGGCGTGGTAAATCCGCGTCGCTGTGATTGCTCCATGTGCCGACGCAGAGGCGCGATCGTTGCATCTGTGTCTTTAAACGGCATTCGCGTTCTGCAAGGCGCCGAGAATCTGAAGCTCTACCAATTCAATACGCTCACTGCCAAGCACTATTTTTGCTCTAATTGTGGCATCTATACGCATCATCAGCGCCGCTCCAACCCTAGTGAGTATGGTTACAACGTAGGCTGCCTTGAAGGCGTTAACCCTTTTGCCATCCCCAATGTTACGACCAGCGACGGCGTCAATCATCCGGCGGATCGGCATGAGGTCTAA
- a CDS encoding NADH-quinone oxidoreductase subunit L gives MHGNEPFFTFLLTLVPLILALGAVVSARGTTARAWRIGQVTTSVSVLLAAALLALGLVHGLPARAGWWQSGILQLCMLALANFIAFVVVRYSATYLQGEPRQRRFVTLVQALFAAVSVAVLSDHLLLFLFAWLGISLAMHQLLMFYPDRPRAALAAHKKFLFARAAELCAAAAFLILYLEHDSARISVITAGYAVPGHALTLADQAAACLIGLAALIKCAQLPLHGWLIQVVEAPTPVSATLHGGVINLGGYLLLLFSPLLLQSAPAQALVLAVAGVSSVLAALVMMTRVSVKVRLAWSTSAQMGLMLVEIALGLTELALLHLLAHSCYKAYAFLSSGEAVAEDLLRRQAPARSPSPGQWLAAFLISAALVSTVVVLARSFSDSPAFAAYSPWVLVTLALSVMLAERRSERSAGALGSFLGLAVLVVLAYVGLKTLFVTLLPATGHSVSPWADLWVSVLFVLLFAGYWLQRHGLHYRTSQTLNRYCYAGFYLDEWVTRNTLKFWPHALPGRIQAKQHHTVSRGSFQ, from the coding sequence ATGCACGGCAACGAGCCATTTTTCACCTTCCTGCTTACCCTGGTGCCGCTCATCCTGGCGCTGGGGGCCGTGGTCAGCGCCCGCGGCACCACCGCGCGAGCCTGGCGCATCGGCCAGGTCACCACCAGCGTCAGCGTGCTGCTGGCGGCAGCGCTGCTGGCGCTGGGGTTGGTGCACGGCCTGCCGGCGCGCGCCGGCTGGTGGCAGAGCGGCATACTGCAACTATGCATGCTGGCGCTGGCCAACTTCATCGCCTTCGTGGTGGTGCGCTACAGCGCTACCTATCTACAGGGCGAGCCACGCCAGCGGCGCTTCGTCACTCTCGTTCAGGCGCTCTTCGCCGCGGTCAGCGTGGCGGTGCTCAGCGATCATCTGCTGCTGTTCCTGTTCGCCTGGCTGGGCATCAGTCTGGCCATGCACCAGCTGCTGATGTTCTACCCGGACCGCCCGCGTGCGGCCCTGGCCGCGCACAAGAAGTTCCTCTTCGCCCGCGCCGCCGAGCTCTGTGCCGCAGCCGCTTTCCTCATCCTCTATCTGGAGCACGATAGCGCGCGGATCAGCGTCATCACCGCCGGCTATGCCGTACCCGGTCACGCCCTGACCCTCGCCGATCAGGCCGCGGCCTGCCTGATCGGGCTGGCAGCGCTGATCAAGTGCGCCCAGCTACCGCTGCACGGCTGGCTGATCCAGGTGGTGGAGGCGCCGACCCCGGTCTCGGCGACGCTGCACGGCGGGGTGATCAACCTCGGTGGCTATCTACTGCTGCTGTTCTCGCCGCTGCTGCTGCAGTCGGCGCCCGCCCAGGCGCTGGTGCTGGCGGTGGCCGGCGTCAGCAGCGTGCTGGCGGCGCTGGTGATGATGACCCGCGTCAGCGTCAAGGTGCGCCTGGCCTGGTCGACCAGCGCCCAGATGGGCCTGATGCTGGTCGAGATCGCCCTCGGGCTGACCGAACTGGCGCTGCTGCACCTGCTCGCCCACTCCTGCTACAAGGCCTACGCCTTCCTCAGCTCCGGCGAGGCGGTGGCAGAGGATCTGCTGCGCCGCCAGGCCCCGGCTCGCAGCCCCTCGCCGGGCCAGTGGCTCGCCGCCTTTCTGATCAGCGCCGCGCTGGTGAGCACGGTGGTGGTGCTGGCACGCAGCTTCAGCGATTCGCCGGCCTTCGCCGCCTACAGCCCCTGGGTGCTGGTCACTTTGGCTCTGAGCGTGATGCTGGCCGAGCGCCGCAGTGAGCGTAGCGCGGGCGCCCTCGGCAGCTTCCTCGGTCTGGCTGTGCTGGTGGTGCTCGCCTATGTCGGCCTCAAGACGCTGTTCGTCACGCTGCTGCCAGCCACCGGGCACAGTGTCTCGCCCTGGGCGGATCTGTGGGTGAGCGTGCTGTTCGTGCTGCTCTTCGCCGGCTACTGGCTGCAGCGCCATGGGCTGCACTACCGCACCTCGCAGACGCTCAACCGCTACTGCTACGCCGGCTTCTACCTCGACGAATGGGTCACCCGTAACACCCTCAAGTTCTGGCCCCACGCGCTGCCCGGCCGGATTCAGGCCAAGCAGCATCACACCGTCTCTCGCGGGAGTTTCCAATGA
- a CDS encoding HIT family protein, producing the protein MSCLFCDMVAGRAPCHRIWEDERHLAFLSIFPNTRGFSVVIPKAHHGSYAFEQEDAVLRELIVATKQVARRLDRALAGVARCGMFFEGYGVDHLHAKLFPMHGTGADAGFQPIESRVDKYFERYEGYLSSHDYQRADDAELARLAAFIREADAEDRRE; encoded by the coding sequence ATGAGCTGTCTCTTTTGTGACATGGTAGCCGGGCGGGCGCCCTGTCATCGGATCTGGGAGGATGAGCGGCATCTCGCTTTTCTCTCCATATTCCCCAATACCCGTGGTTTCAGCGTGGTGATCCCCAAGGCGCATCACGGTAGCTATGCCTTCGAACAGGAAGACGCGGTGCTGCGTGAGCTGATCGTGGCGACCAAACAGGTGGCCAGGCGGCTGGATCGCGCGCTGGCGGGCGTGGCCCGCTGCGGCATGTTCTTCGAGGGCTACGGCGTCGATCATCTCCACGCCAAGCTGTTTCCCATGCACGGTACCGGCGCCGATGCGGGCTTTCAGCCGATCGAATCGCGGGTGGACAAGTATTTCGAGCGCTACGAGGGGTATCTCTCCTCTCACGACTACCAGCGTGCCGACGATGCTGAACTGGCCCGGCTTGCTGCGTTTATTCGTGAGGCCGACGCAGAGGATCGGCGTGAATGA
- a CDS encoding DUF2309 domain-containing protein, protein MMSLDTSRTARLADASDATPLTEPQIAALDRACARIAPSWPLDRLIAVSPYWTQRGEDAATVSARLSALGNVHGLMPPSHYLAAWQRGEITEAHLSEAAARLDYHGAYRNLLAVVDELSRLPHWHNISDLIDARRDRQHQMAWRDEITHQISQFCAAYYQADGPLNAERLHAPRGKRLYQHWREMTLEDRGIAILMGEPRLRRYFQTLPESEEGLFQAAIAELDVATGHLESYAQALLLDINGWASWVASQDWQQGLDASAGEAQEAHQRQGHCERPPSDMRSLLAIRLAWELVLWRYIGAEQPEQAERLNRLWHAELVELPTRIERHQRTQQPLWVWQLASEIAYQQPLHHALRQAAGVASDNTQTPRLQAVFCIDVRSEPMRRALERQSPAIQTLGFAGFFGLPLAHQQGGTALAQPHLPGLLAPQVMLKSEPNTGTTHTAQRLNWQARLQEWSRTASASFTAVEAGGLLYAGKLLRRSLEAKARRRPLAMDTLSWHWRGSGEALSLADKAALARSVLVGMGLTEHIASRVLLVGHGSHSSNNPHAAGLECGACGGQSGEVSVRALARLLNDPVLREALAEDGLVIPQETRFVPALHHTITDRLELLEAETDAQVLGEEMRAWLQRASEQARRGRAPQLGLAADTPELEQTLDRRGADWSQTRPEWGLANNASFIAAPRRCTALLDLSGRSFLHDYDWRTDSDFARLEAIMTAPLVVAHWINMQYNASVTDNRKFGSGNKVLHNVVGGHIGVFEGNGGDLRIGLPLQSLHDGERWRHEPLRLSAYLAAPPEAIAEIVARHEVLTSLTHNGWLHLFALDDRSGEVLAYRGGQWVSS, encoded by the coding sequence ATGATGAGTCTCGATACCTCTCGAACCGCACGGCTGGCCGACGCGAGCGACGCCACGCCGCTCACCGAGCCCCAGATCGCGGCGCTGGATCGCGCCTGCGCACGCATCGCCCCGAGCTGGCCGCTGGATCGGCTGATCGCGGTGAGCCCCTACTGGACCCAGCGCGGTGAAGACGCCGCCACGGTTTCGGCAAGACTCTCGGCGCTGGGCAATGTCCACGGTCTGATGCCGCCGAGCCACTATCTGGCAGCCTGGCAGCGCGGCGAGATCACCGAGGCGCACCTGAGTGAGGCCGCCGCACGGCTCGATTACCACGGCGCCTACCGCAATCTGCTGGCGGTGGTCGACGAGCTGAGCCGGCTGCCCCACTGGCACAACATCAGCGATCTGATCGATGCCCGCCGTGACCGTCAGCACCAGATGGCCTGGCGCGACGAGATCACCCATCAGATCAGCCAGTTCTGCGCCGCCTACTATCAGGCCGACGGGCCGCTCAACGCCGAGCGCTTGCACGCGCCCCGCGGCAAGCGGCTCTACCAGCACTGGCGCGAGATGACCCTCGAGGATCGCGGCATCGCCATCCTGATGGGCGAACCGCGGCTGCGGCGCTACTTCCAGACCCTGCCGGAGAGTGAAGAGGGGCTGTTCCAGGCGGCCATTGCCGAGCTGGACGTCGCCACCGGGCATCTCGAGAGCTACGCCCAGGCGCTGCTGCTCGATATCAACGGCTGGGCCAGCTGGGTCGCCTCTCAGGATTGGCAGCAGGGGCTGGATGCCTCCGCCGGTGAGGCGCAGGAGGCGCATCAGCGCCAGGGGCATTGCGAGCGCCCGCCTTCGGACATGCGCAGCCTGCTGGCGATCCGCCTGGCCTGGGAGCTGGTGCTGTGGCGCTATATCGGAGCGGAGCAGCCGGAGCAGGCCGAGCGCCTGAATCGGCTGTGGCACGCCGAGCTGGTGGAGCTGCCGACGCGCATCGAGCGCCACCAGCGTACGCAGCAGCCGCTATGGGTGTGGCAGCTCGCCAGCGAAATCGCCTACCAGCAGCCGCTGCATCATGCGCTGCGGCAGGCCGCGGGTGTGGCTTCAGACAATACGCAGACGCCGCGGCTACAGGCGGTGTTCTGCATCGATGTGCGCTCCGAGCCGATGCGCCGGGCGCTGGAGCGCCAGAGCCCGGCGATCCAGACCCTGGGCTTCGCCGGCTTCTTCGGCCTGCCGCTGGCGCACCAGCAGGGCGGCACCGCGCTGGCCCAGCCGCACCTGCCTGGGCTGCTGGCACCGCAGGTGATGCTCAAGAGCGAACCGAACACGGGAACGACACACACGGCGCAACGGCTGAACTGGCAGGCGCGCCTGCAGGAGTGGAGCCGCACGGCGAGTGCCAGCTTCACCGCGGTGGAGGCGGGCGGGCTGCTCTATGCTGGCAAGCTGCTGCGCCGCTCGCTCGAAGCCAAGGCCCGGCGCCGGCCACTCGCCATGGATACGCTGAGCTGGCACTGGCGCGGCAGCGGTGAGGCGCTGAGCCTGGCCGACAAGGCCGCGCTCGCCCGTAGCGTGCTGGTGGGCATGGGGCTGACCGAGCATATCGCCTCGCGAGTACTGCTGGTGGGGCACGGCAGCCATAGCAGCAACAACCCGCACGCCGCGGGGCTCGAGTGTGGCGCCTGTGGCGGCCAGTCCGGAGAAGTCTCGGTACGCGCCCTGGCGCGGCTGCTCAACGACCCCGTGCTGCGCGAGGCGCTGGCGGAAGACGGGCTGGTCATCCCCCAGGAGACGCGCTTCGTGCCGGCGCTGCACCACACCATTACCGACCGGCTCGAGCTGCTGGAGGCCGAGACGGACGCCCAGGTGCTGGGTGAAGAGATGCGCGCCTGGCTCCAACGGGCCAGCGAACAGGCCCGGCGCGGGCGCGCCCCGCAGCTCGGCCTCGCGGCCGATACGCCCGAACTCGAGCAGACCCTGGACCGCCGCGGCGCCGACTGGTCGCAGACCCGCCCCGAGTGGGGGCTGGCCAACAACGCCAGCTTCATCGCCGCCCCGCGGCGCTGCACCGCGCTGCTCGATCTCTCCGGGCGCAGCTTCCTGCACGACTACGACTGGCGCACGGATAGCGACTTCGCCCGGCTGGAAGCGATCATGACCGCACCGCTGGTGGTCGCCCACTGGATCAACATGCAGTACAACGCCTCGGTCACCGACAACCGCAAGTTCGGCAGTGGCAACAAGGTGCTGCATAACGTGGTCGGCGGGCATATCGGCGTATTCGAAGGCAACGGTGGTGATCTGCGTATCGGCCTGCCGCTGCAGTCACTGCATGACGGTGAGCGCTGGCGTCACGAACCGCTGCGCCTGAGCGCCTACCTCGCCGCGCCCCCGGAAGCCATCGCCGAGATCGTCGCGCGTCATGAGGTGCTGACCTCGCTGACGCATAACGGATGGCTGCATCTGTTCGCGCTGGATGACCGGAGCGGAGAGGTTCTGGCCTATCGTGGCGGTCAGTGGGTCAGTAGCTAA
- a CDS encoding NAD(P)-dependent alcohol dehydrogenase translates to MQVVHLAAPGGLDKLSIATSDAPGAPGPGEIRVRIHASSLNFHDYIVASGGSPAEDGRIPMSDGAGVVEAVGEGVDEFAVGDHVVSTFFPHWLEGPARVADFKTVPGDGVDGYAREQVVRPAHWFTLAPAGYSHAEAATLTTAGLTAWRALVVDGGLKPGDSVLTLGSGGVSIFALQMAKAMGAQVIATSSSDAKLERLRELGADHTINYRDEPEWGKRVQALTDGRGVDHVIEVGGPGTLPQSIDAVAIAGHIALIGVLTGRGGEVPTAKLMAKQAKLQGLIVGSRRDQIEMIRALEVTGLKPIIDRSFGLGEIADAFRHQESGKHFGKICLEF, encoded by the coding sequence ATGCAGGTCGTTCATCTGGCTGCCCCCGGCGGGCTCGACAAGCTCTCTATCGCTACCAGCGACGCTCCCGGCGCCCCCGGGCCGGGCGAGATCCGCGTGCGTATCCACGCCAGTTCGCTCAACTTCCATGACTACATCGTCGCCAGCGGCGGCTCGCCGGCCGAGGATGGGCGTATTCCCATGTCCGATGGTGCCGGCGTGGTCGAAGCGGTCGGCGAGGGTGTCGACGAGTTCGCGGTCGGCGATCACGTGGTCTCGACCTTCTTCCCCCACTGGCTGGAAGGGCCGGCGCGGGTCGCCGACTTCAAGACCGTGCCCGGCGACGGCGTCGACGGCTACGCCCGCGAGCAGGTGGTGCGCCCCGCCCACTGGTTCACCCTGGCCCCGGCCGGCTACAGCCACGCCGAAGCCGCTACCCTGACCACCGCCGGGCTCACCGCCTGGCGTGCCCTGGTGGTCGATGGCGGCCTCAAGCCGGGGGACAGCGTGCTCACCCTGGGCAGTGGCGGCGTCTCGATCTTTGCCCTGCAGATGGCCAAGGCGATGGGGGCGCAGGTGATCGCCACCTCGTCGTCCGATGCCAAGCTCGAACGGCTGCGCGAGCTGGGCGCCGATCACACCATCAACTACCGCGACGAGCCCGAATGGGGCAAGCGGGTCCAGGCCCTGACCGACGGGCGCGGGGTCGACCACGTGATCGAGGTCGGCGGCCCCGGCACCCTGCCGCAGTCGATCGATGCCGTGGCGATCGCTGGCCATATTGCGCTGATCGGTGTGCTCACCGGGCGCGGTGGCGAAGTGCCCACCGCCAAGCTGATGGCCAAGCAGGCCAAGCTGCAGGGGCTGATCGTCGGCAGCCGCCGCGATCAGATCGAGATGATCCGCGCCCTCGAGGTCACCGGCCTCAAGCCGATCATCGACCGCAGCTTCGGCCTTGGTGAGATCGCGGATGCCTTCCGTCATCAGGAGTCGGGCAAGCACTTCGGCAAGATTTGCCTCGAATTCTGA
- the sseB gene encoding enhanced serine sensitivity protein SseB yields the protein MKIDEENELEEILRLAADEPAHRPQFCEVLLRSQVFLLGTTGAPGTDGEVNLEAGSKVQIQHWERADGSPVIPFFSSLEVLRKSINDEESYLALPVRSFFEMTQGATLFLNPKSNYGKEFYPEEIAHLLSVGISQAPSQRVVEKETKVLLGQPSNYPSKMVDSLTQLLAKHGNVKKAYLALMHDTSVDEKPHLIVGIEADGAIEKVMREAGNVAGDTAPEGEPVDLYSVNGGDSGLSQYFINQTKPFYEKKWGSKFKSWFGVGKV from the coding sequence GTGAAAATAGACGAAGAAAATGAACTAGAAGAGATTTTAAGGTTGGCTGCTGACGAACCAGCCCATCGACCACAGTTTTGTGAAGTCCTACTAAGATCACAAGTGTTTTTGCTTGGTACGACTGGAGCGCCAGGTACAGACGGAGAGGTGAATCTCGAAGCCGGTAGTAAAGTTCAAATACAGCATTGGGAGAGGGCGGATGGCTCACCTGTAATTCCGTTCTTTTCCTCGCTAGAAGTATTGCGAAAATCAATCAACGATGAAGAGTCATATTTGGCCTTGCCAGTTCGTTCTTTTTTCGAAATGACGCAAGGGGCTACGCTATTCCTTAACCCCAAGTCAAACTATGGTAAAGAATTTTATCCTGAAGAAATTGCACATTTGTTATCTGTTGGTATCAGTCAGGCTCCATCCCAGAGAGTGGTAGAGAAAGAAACTAAGGTGCTGCTGGGGCAGCCTTCTAATTACCCTTCAAAGATGGTTGACTCACTTACCCAACTATTGGCAAAGCATGGCAATGTTAAAAAAGCTTATCTGGCACTCATGCATGACACATCTGTTGATGAGAAGCCACATCTAATAGTTGGCATTGAGGCAGATGGTGCTATTGAAAAGGTCATGAGGGAGGCTGGCAACGTAGCTGGCGATACCGCTCCTGAAGGCGAGCCTGTTGATCTCTATAGCGTCAATGGAGGTGATTCAGGTCTCAGTCAGTACTTTATAAATCAAACCAAGCCATTCTATGAGAAAAAATGGGGTTCAAAGTTTAAATCGTGGTTTGGTGTAGGCAAGGTATAA
- a CDS encoding helix-hairpin-helix domain-containing protein, producing MAFSELERVALLEVKGVGPKIVKRFEEIGIGSFSELASYEPKEIAERVASMLGTTCWKNSPQALSAVKSAIERARQGL from the coding sequence ATGGCCTTCAGTGAATTAGAAAGAGTTGCTCTGCTCGAAGTGAAGGGTGTTGGGCCTAAGATAGTGAAACGTTTTGAGGAGATAGGTATAGGTTCTTTTTCTGAACTAGCCAGCTATGAGCCAAAAGAAATTGCTGAGAGAGTGGCGTCAATGCTTGGAACCACTTGCTGGAAGAATAGTCCTCAAGCTTTGTCGGCGGTCAAATCTGCAATAGAAAGGGCAAGACAAGGTTTGTAG
- a CDS encoding LysR substrate-binding domain-containing protein, with product MSRLNYHHLYYFWRVAREGKLTQVADSLHLSQSALSAQIRKLEERMDKPLFERRNRALVLTEAGRRVFNYAEAIFTKGEELESLISRGIEPEYQRLRIGTLSTMSRNFIESFVAPLLHQPEQRVHFSLHARGMADLLDGLARHELDVVLTNTQLPSSHSQAAAWQSQLLARQPLSIIGPPGTAPGTPFPTGFEDSRWILPGEHHEIRRAFDGHCSLYQYRPKILAEADDMAMLRLLARDSGALSVLPEVVVKDELQQGRLARLEQLPNVFENFYAITLPREFMPGVVSELLARPLGDVA from the coding sequence ATGAGCCGGCTCAACTATCATCACCTTTACTACTTCTGGCGCGTGGCCCGGGAAGGTAAGCTGACCCAGGTGGCGGACTCGCTGCACCTGTCGCAGAGCGCGCTGTCGGCGCAGATCCGCAAGCTGGAAGAACGAATGGACAAGCCGCTGTTCGAACGCCGCAACCGCGCCCTGGTGCTGACCGAGGCGGGCCGCCGGGTGTTCAACTACGCGGAGGCGATCTTTACCAAGGGCGAGGAGCTGGAGTCGTTGATCAGCCGTGGTATCGAGCCCGAATACCAGCGCCTGCGCATCGGCACGCTCTCCACCATGTCGCGTAACTTCATCGAGAGCTTCGTCGCTCCTCTGCTCCATCAGCCCGAGCAGCGGGTGCACTTCAGCCTGCACGCCCGCGGCATGGCCGATCTGCTGGATGGCCTGGCCCGCCACGAACTCGACGTGGTGCTCACCAACACCCAGCTACCCTCATCGCATTCGCAGGCCGCCGCCTGGCAGAGCCAGCTACTGGCGCGCCAGCCGCTCTCGATCATCGGCCCGCCCGGCACCGCCCCGGGCACGCCCTTCCCCACCGGCTTCGAAGACAGCCGCTGGATACTGCCCGGCGAGCACCACGAGATTCGCCGCGCCTTCGACGGCCACTGCAGCCTCTACCAGTACCGGCCGAAGATCCTCGCCGAAGCCGACGACATGGCGATGCTGCGCCTGCTGGCCCGCGACAGCGGCGCGCTGAGCGTGCTGCCGGAAGTGGTGGTCAAGGACGAGCTACAGCAGGGGCGGCTGGCGCGCCTGGAACAGCTCCCCAACGTCTTCGAGAACTTCTACGCCATCACCCTGCCGAGAGAGTTCATGCCGGGTGTGGTCTCGGAGCTGCTGGCTAGGCCCCTGGGGGATGTGGCCTAG
- a CDS encoding phage integrase N-terminal SAM-like domain-containing protein: MDRVKAIIRVKRHSPPTEKTSCYWTRYFIRFHGLRHPASMGAPEVKALLEHLALDRYVMAATPLTCRLASRVTNMPFAGYSQIQRAKTIQR; the protein is encoded by the coding sequence ATGGATCGTGTGAAAGCCATCATACGGGTAAAACGACACAGCCCGCCTACCGAGAAGACCTCTTGCTACTGGACGCGCTACTTCATTCGTTTCCATGGCTTGCGCCACCCCGCCAGCATGGGAGCCCCTGAAGTGAAAGCTTTGTTGGAACACCTCGCGCTAGATCGCTATGTAATGGCAGCTACGCCGCTTACCTGTCGTCTCGCATCACGAGTAACTAATATGCCTTTTGCGGGATATTCACAAATCCAGAGAGCAAAGACAATACAGCGTTGA
- a CDS encoding MarR family winged helix-turn-helix transcriptional regulator codes for MSDAQKGPVFTEIVLEVFKLGGLLVSEGDRMGSEYGITSARWKILGALSLAGEPQTVPQIAGSMGLTRQAVQRLVDAMQKDNLLLFHDNPGHKRAKLISLSDLGRTVYSKLYEKQSGWAKTCSAGITQAELETTLSVLERISGAIDR; via the coding sequence ATGAGCGACGCTCAGAAAGGCCCGGTGTTCACCGAGATTGTTCTCGAAGTCTTCAAGCTGGGCGGGCTCCTCGTCAGTGAGGGCGACCGTATGGGGTCGGAATATGGCATCACCAGTGCCCGATGGAAGATCCTGGGTGCCCTTTCCCTGGCGGGTGAACCGCAAACCGTGCCGCAGATCGCCGGAAGCATGGGGCTGACAAGACAAGCCGTACAGCGGCTCGTGGATGCCATGCAGAAGGATAACCTTCTGTTGTTCCATGACAATCCGGGGCATAAGCGCGCAAAACTGATCAGTCTCTCGGACCTTGGAAGAACGGTCTATTCGAAGCTGTATGAAAAGCAGTCAGGCTGGGCCAAGACATGCTCAGCAGGCATCACCCAGGCGGAGCTGGAGACAACACTGTCTGTGCTCGAGCGCATATCTGGCGCGATTGACCGCTGA
- a CDS encoding nuclear transport factor 2 family protein — MEIERDAFREIESLEMELVDPSTQKNAARLQELLSDDFLEFGSSGMVIRKRDVVDSTNTSSTATYQLSDFEFKPLGGEHVLVTYRSVKSARELAYRSSIWAKRNGRWQILHHQSTIVPGSI, encoded by the coding sequence ATGGAAATAGAAAGGGACGCTTTCCGAGAAATCGAATCTTTAGAAATGGAGCTGGTAGATCCCAGCACCCAAAAGAATGCTGCTCGTCTTCAGGAATTACTTTCAGATGATTTTCTTGAGTTTGGTAGCTCAGGAATGGTGATCCGTAAACGCGACGTAGTAGATAGCACTAACACTTCTAGCACCGCCACCTATCAGCTCAGTGATTTTGAGTTCAAACCGTTGGGAGGTGAGCATGTTTTAGTGACATATCGGTCGGTAAAATCAGCTCGGGAGCTAGCCTATAGAAGCTCTATTTGGGCAAAGAGAAATGGGCGTTGGCAAATTTTGCATCATCAATCTACCATAGTGCCCGGTTCCATTTGA